The following proteins are encoded in a genomic region of Canis lupus baileyi chromosome 30, mCanLup2.hap1, whole genome shotgun sequence:
- the DNAJC28 gene encoding dnaJ homolog subfamily C member 28, with amino-acid sequence MNTMYVTTAQILRSHLINVSMISNRMKMLPYLGVIRNRMMSTHKSKKKMREYYRLLNLDEGCSADDVRESFHKLAKQYHPDGDSSTADSATFIRIEEAYRKVLSHVIGQTNARQNKVEEAEEEEDKFKYKTPQHRHYLSFEGIGFGTPSQREKQYRQFRADRATEQVMEYQKQKLQSQYFANSVIVKDVRQSKEQKITQAIDRLVEDLIQESMAKGDFDNLSGKGKPLKKFSGCSYIDPMTHNLNRILIDNGYQPEWILMQKEIKDTIDQLREAILASRKKLGNPMTLNEQKQWNQVCDQFQEDIRKLNKRINDFNLIVPLLTSQKVHFDAQKEIARAQEVYETLTKTKEVTDKNPNNTDQREGEKTPGVKTGFFNWMNVWKFIRIWPLKYSQ; translated from the coding sequence ATGAACACGATGTACGTGACAACGGCTCAGATCTTAAGATCTCATCTGATAAATGTTTCAATGATATCTAATCGAATGAAAATGCTCCCATATCTCGGTGTCATTAGAAATAGAATGATGTCAACTCATAAATCCAAAAAGAAGATGAGAGAATATTACAGGCTGCTAAATCTGGATGAAGGATGCTCTGCGGATGACGTCAGGGAATCTTTTCATAAGCTTGCCAAGCAATACCATCCAGACGGTGACTCTAGTACTGCTGATTCTGCGACATTTATAAGGATCGAAGAAGCTTATAGGAAGGTGCTTTCCCATGTGATAGGACAAACAAATGCCCGACAGAATAAAgttgaagaagcagaggaagaagaagacaaattcaaatataaaacacCCCAACACCGGCATTATTTAAGTTTTGAAGGTATTGGTTTCGGAACCCCAAGTCAACGGGAGAAGCAATATAGGCAGTTTAGAGCAGACCGTGCCACTGAGCAGGTGATGGAATATCAGAAGCAGAAACTACAAAGCCAGTATTTCGCCAATAGTGTAATTGTTAAAGATGTAAGACAGAGTAAAGAACAAAAGATAACTCAGGCTATAGATCGTTTAGTAGAGGATCTCATTCAGGAATCAATGGCCAAAGGAGACTTCGACAATCTCAGTGGGAAGGGAAAACctctaaaaaaattttctggCTGTTCATATATCGATCCCATGACTCACAACCTGAACAGAATATTGATAGATAATGGATACCAGCCAGAATGGATCCTAatgcaaaaagaaatcaaagataccATTGATCAACTCAGAGAGGCCATTTTAGCATCAAGAAAAAAACTTGGGAATCCAATGACACTGAATGAACAGAAGCAGTGGAACCAAGTTTGTGACCAGTTTCAAGAAGACATCCGGAAACTAAACAAGCGaattaatgattttaatttaattgttcCCCTCCTGACCAGTCAGAAAGTCCATTTTGATGCACAGAAAGAAATTGCCAGAGCCCAAGAAGTATATGAGACCCTTACAAAAACAAAGGAAGTCACAGATAAAAACCCAAACAACACTgatcagagagaaggagagaaaacacCTGGAGTCAAGACAGGTTTTTTTAACTGGATGAATGTGTGGAAATTTATTAGAATATGGCCACTTAAATACTCACAGTAG